A window of Halovivax gelatinilyticus genomic DNA:
CGACGGTGAGCGGATCGGTCGCCGCCGGATCGCGCTCGCACATCGCCGAGACGTCTTCGCGAACGGCCGAGAGCATTTGCGGGGCTACGACGACGAACGCCGAAAGCGTTCGGGACGGCTCAGTTCCGGCCGGCCCGTTTCCACGCCGACGCGGTTCCTGCCGGCCCGGTTCCACGCCGGTGCGATTCTGGCGTGTACGCGTTCACGCCGACGCGGTTTCAGTCACGAGACGCTTCGGTTCGTTTAACTATCCGGTCGGAGAAGGACCCGTATGCGCCTGGGAGCCGCCGTCAATCTCGTTGGCAGGGTGTTTCGAAGACGCCCGACGGACCTCTTGCCCTTCTACGTCCTCGGCATGGGAATTACGGCCATCGTGCAGGTGATGGTCTTTCTCTCCGTCGTCCTCGTCGGACTCTACCTCTACGCGACGAACCGACTCTCCGCGATTGCGGAGAACGTCGAGGCGCTCGACGAGCCGCCGAGCGTCGGCGCCGACGAGGAAGCGCTCGAAGCGTGGATCGAAGACGCGGTGGTCGCGATCGATCCGGCGCTCACGCTGACGAGCGGGGCGATCGTCGTTCTGGCGGCCCTCCTCACGATCGTCGCCGTCCTCGTCGCCTGGTCTGCCATTAGCGCGGGCCAGATCGCCACCTGTTTCGGCCGGCTGCGATCCGAACGCGGGCTCGTCGCCGGCGTCGCCGGCGCTCGTCGCTACTGGAAGTCGTTTCTCGGGCTCTTCGTTCTCGAACTGTTCACCTGGATCGCCATCTCGATCGGTGCGATGGTGCTGGCGATCGTCGGCGCCATCGCGTTCGCGTTCGGGTCGATCGGCGTGGTACTCGGCCTGCTCGTCCTGCTCGTATCGATATTCGGCTGGCTCGCGGCGGCGATCTTCGTCCGGCTGACGTTCGCGTTCGCGCCCGTCGCCGTCGTCGTCGACGAGGTCGGGGCCTACCGCGGGGCGAGAAACGCCGCCGGATACGTTCGATACCGGAAACTCGAAGCCGCGTTCTACGGGCTGTTCGTGATCGGCGTGCTGATCGCGTTCGGCGTCTTTACGTCGGCGCTCGGCTGGTTCGGCGTGCTCGCGGGAACCGGAATTATCTACGCGCTCGGAGTCGTTCCGGCGTTCGACCTGCTGAAGACGACGCTGTACGGCGGCGGTCGCGGACGCCTCTCGCCGCCGGAGCCGGTCGAACGGTCGGTGATCGGTCAACTTCGCGGAGGGGTAAGACGGGGGATGGCCGAACTCGTCGCGTTCGTCCGAATCACGCCCGGGCTGCACGCGATCGCGACCGGCGCCTTGGTCGGTGGTGGCGTCATCGGCTGGTTCCTGGCTGCGCCAGCCGAAGGCGTCATCGAGACGTCGATCAACGCTCGTCTCGAGGGGCACAATCCCATCGTCGCCACGCTCGAATTCTTCGGCAACAACTGGTCGGTCGGGCTCACGATGGCCGCGAGCGGCGTCATGCTCGCCGTCCCCGCACTGTCTATCTTGCTCTTCAACGGCGTCATGATCGGGTTTCTGGGTCGAACCGAAGCCGATCCGCTCGACCTGCTCGCGTTTATCGTCCCCCACGGCGTCGTCGAACTCCCCGCAATCATCATAGCCGGCGCCGTCGGACTCTACTTCGGCCGGAGCTTCTGGCGGACCTGGCGCGGGTCGGCGTCGCGGACGTCGCTCGCGGACGCCCTCGAACGAGGTACATGGGTCCTCGTCGGCGTTGGCGTCCTTCTCTTCGTCGCCGCCGTAATCGAGGGGTTCGTCAGTCCGTACTACTGGCGAATTCTCTTCTAGGCGGAATTGCCGGCTCCGCTTCTAGGATTTGTACGCCTCGAACTCCTTGCCGAAGAGGAGGAAGTACGCCGTTCCGACGAGGCCGATGATCGTCGCGATGACGAAGGCGACGGTGGGCGAGCCGGCGAAGAGTTCCTCGCCGGTCAGCGGATTCGAGATTCCGGCCCAGAGAAAGCCGCCCAGGGCCGCGCTGGGAATGACGATTACGTTTCTGAGGAGGTAGTACGAGCCCGTCACGCGACCGCCCGCTCCCATCTCCGCGGGTCCGACGATCAACGCCTTGTGCGCCGGGAGGCCGGCGAACCTGAGACCGGAGAAGGCAAAGAGGAGCGCGAGAACGGCCGCGCTCTCCGGGGCGCTGATCAGCATGATCGGGAAGACGGCGTAGACGAGAAAGCCGGCCGCGACGACCGGTTTCAGTCCGACGCGCTCTGCGAGCTTCGCCGCGGGGACCATCACCAGCAGCGCGACGAACATCTCGAGCGCCAGTAATAGGCCGAAGAAGGCCTGCGGAGAGAGCGAATCGCCGACGACCGGCAACGAGAACGGCAGGTCGAGCCCGACGGCGAGAAACTGGGTGACGACGAGGACGAAGAAGACGTAGACCATCCCGTTGGCGAAGCGAACGAGCGTGTCGCCCACCAGCAGCGGCTTGAGTTCGGGCGGCAGGTCGCGCAGGTCCCGGCGAATCTGGGAGACGCCCTCGAACGTCTTGCCGAAGCTGTCCCCGCTCGGATCGTAGAGGACGTGCTGAGCGATCGTCCCCAGGACGGCGAAGACGATGGCGATCCCGAGGATCCACTGGAACGCGGTGACGACTTCCGCGGACGTGAGCTCCTCGGCGACCGTGTCCGCCCCGATTACGAGAAAGACCATCGCGGCGAGCAGCGGACCGACGAGGAAGGCCGTCCGCCTGAAGCTCTCCGTGCTGGCGAATCCGGCCGCGAGTCGCGACGGCGCGACCGATTGCTTGACGATGGCGTACGTCGCCCCGAGGCCGAACGACTTCCAGGCCTGCGAAAAGAGCAGGCCGACGAAGATCGCGACGATCGCGAGCGAGGTCGGACCGACCGTCACGTCGGAGACGAGCGGCGCGGCCAGCCAGATACCGAAGCCGATCGTCGAACACAGCCCGAACGCGGTCAGCGCGTAGCGCGAGCCGATCCGATCGGAGATCGCCCCGCCGGGATACGGGTAGACGGCCGCGATGACGTTACCGAACGTCCCGAACAGCCCGACGGCGACGGCGCCGGCGCCGAGCGCGACCATGTACTCCGCCATGTAGCGGTTTGTCATCTGAAAACCGAGACTGAACGCGAACATGGCGAGCGAGAGGACGAGCACGTCCCGCTCCAGCGCGAAGAACTGCCTGACCGGGTGCAACGGATCCGGCTCCTCCGTCGCTTTCTCGTCGAGACTCATGGCGGCCACTCTCGCACGGAGGTACTTTTCCGTTTGCCTCGCAGAACGTTCGGGCCGGCCGGGAGTCGGTCCTGTCGGTCACCGAGACCGAACCAGTAAAGACACGCCGCCGCATCGTCCCTGCCATGACGAGGCTGGGAACGGCGATGGCCTCCCCCGGCGAGATGGATACGGGCCGCCTCGAGGTGGGAGAGACCCGGGACGGCTCGCCGGTCGGACTGCCGGTCGCCGTGATCGACGGAGCCGAATCGGGACCGACGCTCTACGTGCAAGCGGCGAGCGACGGGGACGAACTGAACGGCGTCGGCGTGATACAGCGGGTGGTCCCGCGGCTCGACCCCGCGGAGATTTCCGGGACGATCCTGGTCGTCGGGATCGTCAACTATCACGCCTTCCAGGTCGCCGAACACCGAAACCCGATCGACGACCGGAAGATGAACCGGACCTATCCCGGCGAGGCGTCGGGGACCTCGAGCGAGCAGATCGCGGCCGCGACGTTCGAGGCCGCCAGCCGAGCCGATCTGATTCTCGATCTCCACCAGGGGTCGACGAGCCGGATGATCGACGAGGTCAGGGTGCGCTGCGGGCCGCGTCACCGACTGCACGGGGAGTGTCTCGAGCTGGCGAAGGTCTTCGGAGCGGGCTACGTCCTCGATCAGAAGGGACCCGACGGCCAGCTCGCCCGGGCCGGCCCGGACGAGGGCATCCCGACGATCGATCCGGAACTCGGCGGCTGCGTCGGCTGGGACGAATCGAGCATCGAGACCGGCGTTACGGGCGTCTTCAACGTCCTCAAACACTACGGCTTTCTCGACGGCGACGTGACGACGTCGCCCCAGACCCGAGCCGGCGACTTCGAGCAGTACAGCGCACCCGCCGGTGGGCTGGTCTCGTTCGAGGTTGCCCTCGGCGACGAGGTCGAACGCGGCGACACCCTGTTCACCGTGACGACGCCCTTCGGCGAGCCGAAAGAGTCAGTGACCGCCGAGTCCGACGGCGTCTTCTGGCGGACCCGCCGGCTCCCGCAGGCCGCCACCGGCGAGTACGTCTGCTCGGTCGGAATCGAGGTGGACACCTACTGATGGCCGCCGACCTCTACTGTCCGGCCTGCGACGCCGAATACGAGGGCCGGTCGAGCGAGCCCTGGCGGTGTGGCTGCGGTCACGCCCTCGAGTTCACCGAGCGACCCTATCCCGAGGGGGCGCCGCTGCCGCTCTCGAAGCTCGACACCACGCGCGGCCTCTGGACGTTCTTCGAGTTCCTCCCGATCGAACAGCACGTCACGTTCTTCGAGGGCTTTACGCCGCTCGTCGAGGCAGATGGCTGGAACGCCGACTTCAAACTCGAGTACGTCTTTCCGACGGGATCGTTCAAGGATCGCGGTGCGACGACGACGCTCTCGCGGGCGGTCGAACTCGGCGTCGAGAAGGTAATCGAAGATTCCTCCGGCAACGCCGGTGCCTCGATCGCCACGTACGCCGCGCGGGCGGGCCTCCCGGCCGACGTCTACGTCCCCGCCGACGTCAAGCAGTCGAAGCTGATGGCGATCCAGCGAGTCGACGCCCGCCCGGTCCGCGTCGAGGGGTCGCGCGAAGACGTCACCACCGCCTGCATCGATGCCGTCGAAGGCCACGAGGACCACGGCGATAGCCGACAGGACGGTGCGGAGGGCGACGGAACCGAAGCGCCAGATTCCGACGGCCACCCCGACGCCCCGTATCAACACGGGACGGGCTGGTACGCCAGCCACGCCTGGAACCCGGCCTTCTACGCGGGGACGATGACGTTCGCCTTCGAGGTGGCCGCCCAGCGCGGGTGGACCGTCCCCGACGCGATCGTCTCGCCGATCGGCCACGGCACGCTCTTTCTCGGCGCCTACCGGGGCTTCGAACTGCTCTACGAGGCCGGTATCACCGACCGACTCCCGCGGATGCTCGGCGTCCAGTCGGTCGGCTACGACCCGATCGTCCACGTCGTCGGCGGCGAGCGCGTCGTCGACGGCGGCGAGGAGCGCGCCGACATCGCCGACGGCATCCAGATCAGCGAACCCGCCCGCGGGTCGCAGATCGTCGACGCGATCGAGGCGACCGACGGCACCGCGATCGCGGTCGGCGAGGGCCCCGTCGAGAACGCGCTCGATCGCCTCCACCGCGACGGCTTCTACGTCGAACCCACGACCGCGGTCGCGCCCGCCGGGCTCGCCCACCTGCGCGAACTCGGCCACCTCGACCGCGACGAGGACGTCGTCGTGCCGCTGACGGGATCGGGACTGAAGACGATGTGATTCGCTCGTCCCGTCTCAACTGCATCTATTCTGTTTGAATTCGATCTCGTCGCCCTCGAGTATTTCGATAAACAGTCCGTCCTTCGGGTCCATATCGAACGCGGACTCGGCTTCAGCGCACTCGAATTGAAACGTATACTCGTGAAGTTGGCCCGCGCCCTCTAGTTCGCATTCGACGAAAAACTCGTCACCGTTTCGTCCGTGAAAGATATCTTTGAGAAAGATTTCATGCTCACCCGAGAGCGAGGGGACGTTAAATATCGATTCGAATACCGTCTCACCGTCGTGTTCGACGTGAACGGTTAGCCGTCGAACGTCGTCACTGCGGTTAATGATCGACAGATAACCGGTCCCGGAGTCTCTGCGTAAGACGCAGCCGGAGAGGCCGACAGCAGGGACCAACACCAGACGGGCAAAATTTCGACGGAGCATCTATTTACCACCTATATTCGAACATAATAAAAATTTCTTTCCATCAGCAGACAGGAGTTAATGATTCGGTGTGACGATATCCACAGTGATCGCGTGGAACGTTTCGCTGTCGGTTTCAGAATAGATTGGGCCGGTGCTTCTGTCCCCGATTCGATAAATATTCCAATCCATGTGAGTTTCTGCCGAAATAGTCCTCGATTCGATGTCGTGGTTAGCGTCAAGATCAAAATGGACGCCGACAGCGTTCTCCTGACTGGACGGGAGTGCTGAAAAACATTGGCCGCCGTGACACTCGGCAATGTTCAAATCCCACTCAGTGTAGTGGTACGACCTCGATTCGACGGATACATCAGACGTATTCAACTCGAAGATGGACGCGGATATTCCCGCAGAGACTGGAGGGAAACCAGTCCCAACGCTCAGGCCAAAGGACTGCTTGGACGTCTCATCTGCCGGGTACTCGTTAGAAATTGTTAGGTTATTTTGGTCAGATGGAGAATCTGCGAGAATGACCTTGAAGTTGGCATTCATCCCAGCAACCATGTGTCCACACTGCCCCTCGCATTCTACTGGCCTCGGTCGTTCCGGATAGAACTTCAAGAAGGACCATCGGTTACGAGAGCCGGCGGGAACTTCGTCGTGCTCGTGCACTTTTTCGCCGTCCGCATTGTAATTCTCGTCGTCCGCAACGAGATAGGACGCGTGTCGGTACCAGTTTTCGACGTATTCGTTTGGCGGGTAGCTAGTCGTACGACTTCGGATTCTCTCGAACTCACCATCGATCGGTTCCCAATCAGTCGCCATCCGTTACCGACCTCCCTGTAACTCTCGAAGGAATCGTTCGGCTTCGGATCTGCGTCGGCCCCCGCTCTCTACCATCACGAGCCCATCTCTGCTCAGCGATGTGGGGGTTCGAACGAATCCGGTCACCCAGCCAGAACCGCCATCACGTAACTCGACTAACCGAGGATACGTTTCTCCCAGCTCGGTCCGCTTGTCGTCGGTACTTCTGAACGTTTGCATTGTGTACTCGCCGCTAGTCGTCACTCGTTTCGGGCTGACAGAATCGATTTGCAGGTCGTACTCGCCGATATCGAGATCACCGACCATCGTACCGGTAGCGGAATCGAATCGACCCACCACCTCACGCTTGATATCGAAGGTCTTCGGGTCGTACCTGAATCCGACGTACCGATCGGATCGACTCGCACTCCCGACGCCGGCAACTCCGACTGGAATTGCCGTCGTGGCGCCGATTCCTTTTAGCAGCGTTCGTCTCGACGTGTTACGGGTTCGTTCACCCATGGTCAGAGGTTATAGCAAATAAGTATTACTATTTTATATTTGTTTTGGGTTTAATATTTAAAGGTTATTGGTGGAATATTTTTTCGCATGCGGTCCATCAGCGGTCGATCGTTATTTGATGAAGAACTAACGGTAACCGCGGTTACGAATCTGAGCGGATCGCGAGTTCGGTAGGCTATCCGAACCCGACATTCCTATACCCGCGCCGGAAAAACGAACGTCCATGTTCCCAGCGCTTCGCGACGAGGTCGCGTCGGCGCTCGAAAGCGCCCTGGCGGCGCGCGAGTTGCCGACCGACGACCTCGGCATCGAGGAACCGCCGGACGACGTGGAGAGCGTGCTCGCATCGAGCGTCGCCTTCCGGCTGGCCGGCGAGGTCGGGGCCGCCCCGCCGCAGGTGGCCGCCGAGCTGGCCGAAGAGATCGACGTCGAGGAACTGACCTACGTCGGCGAAATCGAAACCCAGGGACCGTACCTGAACTTCCTGCCGAGTGCGGCGTACTACGAAGAGACGCTCGCCGCCGCGAGCGAGTCCGACTACGGCCAGCGTCCCGACCGCGAGGAGTCGATCGTCGTCGAGCACACGAGCGCGAACCCGACGGGGCCGGTCCACGTCGGTCGCGCGCGAAACCCGATCATCGGCGACGCGGTCGCGAACGTCCTCGAGTACGCCGGCTACGACGTCTCCAGACACTACTACGTCAACGACGCCGGCCGACAGATGGCCGTCTTCACCTGGGCCTACGAGACGTTCGACGAGGACGACCTCGACGACGAACCGGCCCGCGACCGCATCGAGTACGATCTGGTCCGCTACTACCGCAAAGGAAACGCCTACCTGGAGGAGGCGAGCGACGACGAGGTGGCAACGGCCGAAGCCGAGATCGAGGCGATCATGCGCGGACTCGAAGCGGGTGACGACGATACCTACGAGCGCGTGAGCGAAGTCGTCGATCAGGTGCTCTCGGGGATGCAAACGTGTCTGGCCAGGTTGCCGGCCGAGTTCGACGAATTCGTCAAGGAGACGCGCTTCATGCGCGACGGCTCGACCGACGAGGTCGTCTCACGACTCAAAGAGAGCGAGGTCGCGACGCGCGACGACGACGCCTGGCAACTCGAACTCGACGACTGGGGGATCGAAAAGCCGTTCGTCTTCCTCCGTTCGGACGCCACCTCGCTGTACACGACGCGCGATCTGGCCCACCACGAGTGGAAGTTCGAGCACTTCGACCGCGCCGTGACCGTCCTCGGCGAGGATCAGGAACTCCACGCCAGACAGCTCGCCGCCGCCCTCGACGTCCTCGGCAACGACACCGACCGGCTCACCTCGATGTTCTACGGCTGGGTGAACCTCCCCGGCGGCGAGTCGATGTCCACCCGCGCCGGCACCGGCGTCGACTTAGACGACTTACTCGACGAGGCCATCTCCCGCGCGCGCCAGGAAGTCGAAGACCGCCTCGACGACCGCATCCGCGACGACGACCTGAGCGACGACGACATCGACCGAATCGCCCGCCAGGTCGGCATCGGCGCCGTTCGCTACGACATCGTCGCGAAACAGCCGACGAAGTCGATCACATTCGAGTGGGATCGCGCGCTGGACTTCGAGGCCCAGTCGGCGCCGTACGTCCAGTACGTCCACGCGCGGTGCTGTGGTATCTTAGAAGAGGCCGGGCTCGATCCGACAGACTCGTCACTCGAGGCGGCTATCGACGCAGCCGCACTCGAAACGGACGAAGAGAGGGACCTCCTGGAAGTGATCGCCAGATTCCCGTGGGTGATCGAAGACGCCGCCGACGACCTCGAACCCCATCGCGTCGCGACGTTCACCCGCGAGTTCGCGGAGACCTTCAACGCCTTCTACCGCGAGTGTCCGGTGCTCGCAGACGGCGTCGACGCGGACGTCCGCGAGGCGCGTCTCGCGCTCGTCGCGGCGGCGACACACACGATCGCGAACGCGCTCGACGTTCTCGGCGTCGAAGCGCCGCGGTCGATGTGAGATCGGATACGAGTCCCAAGAACGTTCTCCGTCGTCAGATCGCTTCCGTTCGGAGGCGGTGGTCGTCGCCGCTCGCGAGTTCGAGGTACGAGACGATCTGTTCGAACCGGTCGGTTCGGACGACGTCGCCGCTTCGTCGATCCCACTCGATCACGCCGTAGTCGGTGAGCCGCGGAAGGTGGTTGTGGACCAGGAGGATGTGTTTTTCTCGGACGTGCGCCG
This region includes:
- a CDS encoding stage II sporulation protein M, with the protein product MRLGAAVNLVGRVFRRRPTDLLPFYVLGMGITAIVQVMVFLSVVLVGLYLYATNRLSAIAENVEALDEPPSVGADEEALEAWIEDAVVAIDPALTLTSGAIVVLAALLTIVAVLVAWSAISAGQIATCFGRLRSERGLVAGVAGARRYWKSFLGLFVLELFTWIAISIGAMVLAIVGAIAFAFGSIGVVLGLLVLLVSIFGWLAAAIFVRLTFAFAPVAVVVDEVGAYRGARNAAGYVRYRKLEAAFYGLFVIGVLIAFGVFTSALGWFGVLAGTGIIYALGVVPAFDLLKTTLYGGGRGRLSPPEPVERSVIGQLRGGVRRGMAELVAFVRITPGLHAIATGALVGGGVIGWFLAAPAEGVIETSINARLEGHNPIVATLEFFGNNWSVGLTMAASGVMLAVPALSILLFNGVMIGFLGRTEADPLDLLAFIVPHGVVELPAIIIAGAVGLYFGRSFWRTWRGSASRTSLADALERGTWVLVGVGVLLFVAAVIEGFVSPYYWRILF
- a CDS encoding MFS transporter — its product is MSLDEKATEEPDPLHPVRQFFALERDVLVLSLAMFAFSLGFQMTNRYMAEYMVALGAGAVAVGLFGTFGNVIAAVYPYPGGAISDRIGSRYALTAFGLCSTIGFGIWLAAPLVSDVTVGPTSLAIVAIFVGLLFSQAWKSFGLGATYAIVKQSVAPSRLAAGFASTESFRRTAFLVGPLLAAMVFLVIGADTVAEELTSAEVVTAFQWILGIAIVFAVLGTIAQHVLYDPSGDSFGKTFEGVSQIRRDLRDLPPELKPLLVGDTLVRFANGMVYVFFVLVVTQFLAVGLDLPFSLPVVGDSLSPQAFFGLLLALEMFVALLVMVPAAKLAERVGLKPVVAAGFLVYAVFPIMLISAPESAAVLALLFAFSGLRFAGLPAHKALIVGPAEMGAGGRVTGSYYLLRNVIVIPSAALGGFLWAGISNPLTGEELFAGSPTVAFVIATIIGLVGTAYFLLFGKEFEAYKS
- a CDS encoding succinylglutamate desuccinylase/aspartoacylase family protein is translated as MTRLGTAMASPGEMDTGRLEVGETRDGSPVGLPVAVIDGAESGPTLYVQAASDGDELNGVGVIQRVVPRLDPAEISGTILVVGIVNYHAFQVAEHRNPIDDRKMNRTYPGEASGTSSEQIAAATFEAASRADLILDLHQGSTSRMIDEVRVRCGPRHRLHGECLELAKVFGAGYVLDQKGPDGQLARAGPDEGIPTIDPELGGCVGWDESSIETGVTGVFNVLKHYGFLDGDVTTSPQTRAGDFEQYSAPAGGLVSFEVALGDEVERGDTLFTVTTPFGEPKESVTAESDGVFWRTRRLPQAATGEYVCSVGIEVDTY
- a CDS encoding threonine synthase, which translates into the protein MAADLYCPACDAEYEGRSSEPWRCGCGHALEFTERPYPEGAPLPLSKLDTTRGLWTFFEFLPIEQHVTFFEGFTPLVEADGWNADFKLEYVFPTGSFKDRGATTTLSRAVELGVEKVIEDSSGNAGASIATYAARAGLPADVYVPADVKQSKLMAIQRVDARPVRVEGSREDVTTACIDAVEGHEDHGDSRQDGAEGDGTEAPDSDGHPDAPYQHGTGWYASHAWNPAFYAGTMTFAFEVAAQRGWTVPDAIVSPIGHGTLFLGAYRGFELLYEAGITDRLPRMLGVQSVGYDPIVHVVGGERVVDGGEERADIADGIQISEPARGSQIVDAIEATDGTAIAVGEGPVENALDRLHRDGFYVEPTTAVAPAGLAHLRELGHLDRDEDVVVPLTGSGLKTM
- the argS gene encoding arginine--tRNA ligase — encoded protein: MFPALRDEVASALESALAARELPTDDLGIEEPPDDVESVLASSVAFRLAGEVGAAPPQVAAELAEEIDVEELTYVGEIETQGPYLNFLPSAAYYEETLAAASESDYGQRPDREESIVVEHTSANPTGPVHVGRARNPIIGDAVANVLEYAGYDVSRHYYVNDAGRQMAVFTWAYETFDEDDLDDEPARDRIEYDLVRYYRKGNAYLEEASDDEVATAEAEIEAIMRGLEAGDDDTYERVSEVVDQVLSGMQTCLARLPAEFDEFVKETRFMRDGSTDEVVSRLKESEVATRDDDAWQLELDDWGIEKPFVFLRSDATSLYTTRDLAHHEWKFEHFDRAVTVLGEDQELHARQLAAALDVLGNDTDRLTSMFYGWVNLPGGESMSTRAGTGVDLDDLLDEAISRARQEVEDRLDDRIRDDDLSDDDIDRIARQVGIGAVRYDIVAKQPTKSITFEWDRALDFEAQSAPYVQYVHARCCGILEEAGLDPTDSSLEAAIDAAALETDEERDLLEVIARFPWVIEDAADDLEPHRVATFTREFAETFNAFYRECPVLADGVDADVREARLALVAAATHTIANALDVLGVEAPRSM
- a CDS encoding DUF7344 domain-containing protein, with protein sequence MATPIDPDRVFSLLSEPDRRHVLTCLDEKRIWPTDALARELAVRDGSGESHRQLDEPKSAHVREKHILLVHNHLPRLTDYGVIEWDRRSGDVVRTDRFEQIVSYLELASGDDHRLRTEAI